Proteins found in one Fulvitalea axinellae genomic segment:
- a CDS encoding M13 family metallopeptidase: protein MKQILKGGAYALLASAVFACTSGSKDNEKKMDTSQQHEHVHGLDVKNMDLQTYPGQDFYGYANGGWLARTKIPSDQTRWGSFGELAEENNNILRRILTEASESKKYKTDSDQGKAVTIYQLGMDSARISADGIKPLQAYFGQINALQNKQDLGKLLADLHNKGIGGFFGDYVYIDKKDSEKKTVYVVAGGTSLPDRDYYLKPSFEKVRGKYSLHLAKMFELLGDSKQTAEKEAALVLKMETALAKAQLSRVELRDPKRTYNKMSVADLDKKILGFNMKSYFASSGYTKVPYIIVQQPDFMTAMNGLIQSSSIEDIKTYLRWKLIDAVASYLPSEFETANWEFYAQTLKGAKEMKPRWKRVLGTVNGTVGFAVGKVYVEEVFPPEAKAKALEMVKDIQDVFSERINQLDWMSEETKVKAQNKLKAFRVKIGYPDKWETYEKLDISPKQSYVAAVISASEFERKKNIDDLHKPIDKTKWHMTPQTVNAYYSPVSNEIVFPAAILQPPFYDYKADAAVNYGGIGAVIGHEITHGFDDQGRQYDAKGNLNDWWTTADAERFTKKADKVVKQFDGYVVLDSLHVNGKLTLGENIADLGGITMAYYALQKYLARHGRPENIDNLTPEQRLFVSWATVWRAKYTDKALRNRLITDVHAPAMIRGFAPLSNLKEFEKAFSLKETDKMVRPDSIKIKIW from the coding sequence ATGAAACAAATCTTGAAAGGCGGGGCTTACGCCCTTCTAGCCTCCGCCGTTTTCGCTTGTACCAGCGGAAGCAAAGACAACGAAAAGAAAATGGACACTAGCCAACAACATGAGCACGTTCACGGGTTGGATGTCAAGAACATGGACCTCCAGACCTATCCGGGACAGGATTTCTACGGCTATGCCAACGGGGGCTGGTTAGCCCGCACCAAAATCCCGTCTGACCAAACACGCTGGGGAAGCTTCGGCGAACTTGCAGAGGAAAATAACAACATTCTACGCCGTATCCTTACCGAGGCATCTGAATCCAAGAAATACAAAACCGATTCGGACCAAGGTAAAGCCGTAACTATTTACCAACTTGGTATGGATTCGGCCAGAATTTCAGCTGACGGGATCAAACCCTTACAAGCCTATTTCGGACAAATCAACGCTTTGCAAAACAAACAGGATCTCGGCAAACTCTTGGCCGACCTGCACAACAAAGGCATAGGCGGATTCTTCGGCGACTATGTGTACATAGACAAAAAAGACAGTGAAAAGAAGACTGTTTATGTAGTGGCCGGAGGCACCAGCCTTCCAGACCGAGACTATTACCTCAAACCTTCATTCGAAAAAGTAAGAGGAAAATATTCGCTCCATCTCGCCAAGATGTTCGAATTGTTGGGTGACAGCAAACAAACAGCGGAAAAAGAAGCTGCTTTGGTCCTGAAGATGGAAACCGCTCTCGCCAAGGCTCAGCTTAGCAGAGTGGAACTCCGCGATCCTAAGCGCACTTATAACAAAATGAGCGTTGCGGACCTGGACAAGAAAATTCTGGGCTTTAACATGAAGTCTTACTTCGCTTCGTCGGGTTACACAAAAGTGCCTTATATCATCGTTCAGCAACCTGATTTCATGACAGCGATGAACGGGCTGATCCAATCATCTTCCATTGAAGATATCAAAACATATCTCCGCTGGAAGCTGATCGACGCTGTAGCTTCTTATCTCCCGTCCGAGTTCGAGACCGCCAATTGGGAATTCTACGCCCAGACTTTGAAAGGCGCCAAAGAAATGAAGCCTCGTTGGAAGCGAGTACTCGGAACCGTTAACGGAACCGTAGGATTTGCCGTTGGCAAAGTATACGTGGAAGAAGTATTCCCACCGGAAGCCAAAGCCAAAGCTTTGGAAATGGTAAAAGATATCCAAGACGTTTTCAGCGAGCGAATCAACCAGCTCGACTGGATGTCGGAAGAAACCAAGGTTAAAGCGCAAAACAAACTCAAGGCTTTCCGTGTAAAAATCGGTTACCCAGACAAATGGGAGACGTACGAAAAACTTGACATTTCACCTAAGCAATCTTATGTAGCGGCTGTTATCAGCGCCAGCGAATTCGAACGCAAGAAGAACATTGACGACCTTCATAAGCCAATCGACAAAACGAAATGGCATATGACACCACAAACAGTCAACGCCTACTACAGCCCTGTAAGCAACGAGATCGTTTTCCCGGCCGCTATCTTACAGCCACCGTTCTACGATTACAAAGCTGACGCCGCCGTTAACTACGGAGGCATCGGAGCGGTTATCGGACACGAGATCACCCACGGCTTCGATGACCAAGGACGCCAATACGACGCAAAAGGCAACTTGAACGACTGGTGGACAACGGCCGACGCCGAACGTTTCACTAAAAAAGCGGACAAAGTGGTCAAGCAATTCGACGGATACGTTGTTTTGGATTCGCTCCATGTAAACGGCAAACTTACTTTGGGTGAAAACATCGCCGACTTGGGAGGTATTACCATGGCGTATTACGCTTTGCAAAAGTATTTGGCCCGTCACGGCCGTCCTGAGAATATCGACAACCTGACTCCAGAGCAGCGTTTGTTCGTTTCTTGGGCTACGGTTTGGCGCGCGAAATACACGGACAAAGCGCTCCGCAATCGTCTCATCACTGACGTACACGCACCCGCCATGATCCGCGGTTTCGCCCCATTGTCAAACCTGAAAGAATTTGAGAAAGCATTCTCTCTTAAAGAAACTGACAAAATGGTTCGTCCTGACAGCATAAAAATCAAGATTTGGTAA
- a CDS encoding AI-2E family transporter: MLNTDLLRAINSKLALIVTVLCAYLLMKLQAIILPLVLAVFVGLLLEPIINGLRKKKVPFFVSILLVLALHAIAIYLFTSLITETVNQIIEQKNTFGEKITEQTTSISNFVEKVTNGRLIIKNWIDKPLDMINTRSLINITGAVLNEVGKVSEVIGLAAIYLIFMLYSIINHERYLMYLGGTEQKGLKMIEDFKLIKKSVIQYIKVKTLASLANGLIFYLCCTFFNVDFALFWGIFAFFLYFLPNIGAITVSILVGILALLQIPSFSLFLVFFSILIVFQFVTTNLVEPKYLGDWLALNPITVLIGLIVWGYLWGIIGMLLAVPLMVLIKSILARFPEYQVLVKLMSRKADH, translated from the coding sequence ATGCTAAATACGGATTTACTGCGGGCCATAAACTCAAAGCTAGCGCTAATTGTCACAGTCCTCTGCGCTTACTTGCTGATGAAACTTCAGGCAATTATTCTGCCTTTGGTGTTGGCCGTCTTTGTCGGGCTTTTACTTGAACCTATCATCAATGGGCTTCGAAAAAAGAAAGTCCCCTTTTTCGTGAGTATCCTTCTCGTCCTTGCGCTGCACGCCATCGCCATTTATCTTTTCACCTCTTTGATTACTGAAACCGTCAACCAAATAATCGAACAAAAAAACACCTTCGGGGAGAAAATTACCGAGCAAACCACTTCTATTTCCAATTTTGTGGAAAAGGTTACCAACGGGCGCCTAATCATAAAAAACTGGATTGACAAACCCCTTGACATGATCAATACCAGATCGCTGATCAACATAACGGGCGCAGTACTGAACGAAGTGGGAAAAGTTTCCGAGGTCATAGGACTCGCCGCCATCTACCTCATTTTTATGCTTTATTCCATAATCAACCACGAACGTTACCTAATGTACTTAGGCGGAACAGAGCAAAAAGGGCTTAAAATGATCGAGGATTTTAAGCTTATCAAAAAATCGGTAATCCAGTACATAAAAGTGAAGACACTGGCCAGTCTAGCAAATGGACTTATCTTCTATCTTTGCTGTACGTTTTTCAATGTAGATTTCGCCCTTTTCTGGGGAATTTTCGCTTTTTTCTTATACTTCCTCCCAAATATAGGAGCTATCACGGTTTCGATTCTAGTAGGCATTCTGGCTTTACTTCAGATTCCGTCTTTCTCACTCTTTCTGGTTTTCTTCTCGATCTTAATTGTCTTTCAATTTGTAACCACAAACCTTGTGGAGCCCAAATACTTAGGAGATTGGCTAGCGCTAAACCCTATCACTGTTCTTATCGGATTGATTGTTTGGGGCTACCTTTGGGGAATAATAGGAATGTTACTCGCTGTCCCGCTAATGGTTCTTATCAAATCCATATTGGCTCGGTTTCCGGAATATCAAGTATTGGTGAAACTAATGAGCAGAAAAGCAGATCATTAG
- a CDS encoding aconitate hydratase yields the protein MPKPLNLTQKLIKSHLLEGEMTPGTEIGLRVDQALMQDATGTLVMLELEAMGLKRAKTEVAVQYVDHNLLQTDFKNADDHLFLKSAAQKFGIWFSRPGNGVSHPVHMERFGKPGKILLGSDSHTCAAGGLGMLAIGTGGLDVALVIAGHPYHVKMPKVLGVHLKGSLPEWVSAKDVILEMLRRYDVKGGVGYVIEYYGEGLDCLSAMDRHVIANMGAELGATGSVFPSDKHTLKFLKAQGREADWSEQKADPECEYDAHEEINLSELEPLIACPSSPGNVVPVREVAGKAVHQCVVGSSANPGVRDFWIVSRVMEGRMAHPQVSLDINPTSRQVIENLDNENAFRPLVHAGARFHQSGCMGCIGMGQAPASGKISLRTMPRNFPGRSGTLDDQVYLCSPETAAAAALRGEITDPRELKDLYGITYPRYTYPEAAIVNTSMLLEPFEDGEGLKLEKGPNIKPLPEMSELPDQVEVPTLLKMEDNVSTDEILRAGAVVLPLRSNIPEISKWSYYIIDQGFYDRAVKNKESYSSFVVVAGDNYAQGSSREHAALAPRYLGQVAVIAKSYARIGWQNLVNFGIAPLEFENQDDYARIDQDDVIKIENIRESIAKGLPVTAKNLTKDKEIQLKHSLSPRQIEVLLAGGAINYYKER from the coding sequence ATGCCAAAGCCATTAAACCTTACGCAAAAGCTTATCAAATCCCATCTTTTGGAAGGGGAGATGACTCCCGGAACAGAAATCGGGCTAAGGGTAGATCAGGCGTTAATGCAGGATGCGACAGGAACCTTAGTGATGTTGGAACTGGAAGCGATGGGGCTGAAGAGGGCGAAAACGGAGGTTGCCGTTCAATACGTCGATCATAACCTGTTGCAAACGGACTTTAAGAATGCCGATGACCATTTGTTTTTGAAATCAGCGGCTCAAAAGTTCGGAATCTGGTTCAGCCGGCCAGGCAATGGCGTTAGCCATCCTGTGCATATGGAGCGTTTTGGTAAACCGGGAAAAATCTTACTGGGTTCAGATAGCCATACTTGCGCGGCGGGAGGCTTGGGAATGCTGGCTATCGGTACTGGAGGCTTGGATGTGGCGCTGGTAATAGCGGGGCATCCGTATCATGTCAAGATGCCCAAAGTTTTGGGTGTTCATCTTAAAGGCTCTCTGCCGGAATGGGTGAGCGCAAAGGATGTGATCTTGGAAATGTTGCGCCGATATGATGTGAAAGGTGGCGTTGGTTATGTGATCGAATATTACGGAGAAGGGTTGGATTGTTTAAGCGCAATGGACCGTCACGTAATAGCGAATATGGGCGCTGAGCTAGGAGCTACTGGAAGTGTGTTTCCGTCAGATAAACACACGTTAAAGTTCCTGAAAGCACAAGGGCGTGAAGCCGATTGGTCGGAGCAAAAAGCCGATCCTGAATGTGAGTATGATGCGCATGAAGAAATCAATTTGTCCGAGCTGGAGCCGTTGATCGCTTGCCCAAGTAGCCCAGGCAATGTGGTTCCTGTTCGAGAGGTAGCTGGAAAAGCGGTGCACCAATGCGTAGTAGGGTCGTCAGCGAATCCGGGTGTACGCGATTTTTGGATTGTGAGTAGAGTTATGGAAGGCAGAATGGCTCATCCACAAGTTTCATTGGACATAAACCCTACCTCCAGGCAAGTGATTGAAAATCTCGATAACGAAAATGCTTTCCGTCCTTTGGTACATGCTGGTGCAAGATTTCACCAATCGGGTTGTATGGGTTGTATCGGGATGGGCCAAGCGCCCGCTTCCGGAAAGATTAGCTTAAGGACGATGCCCCGGAATTTTCCGGGCCGTTCGGGTACTTTAGACGATCAAGTTTATCTCTGTAGTCCGGAAACCGCCGCCGCCGCCGCTTTGCGAGGCGAAATTACCGACCCGCGGGAGTTAAAAGATCTTTATGGAATTACTTACCCTAGGTATACGTATCCTGAAGCGGCAATTGTAAACACTTCCATGCTTTTGGAGCCATTTGAAGATGGAGAAGGTCTAAAATTGGAAAAAGGACCTAATATTAAGCCGTTGCCGGAAATGTCGGAACTGCCAGATCAAGTTGAGGTGCCGACGCTTCTTAAAATGGAGGATAATGTTTCTACCGATGAGATTCTAAGGGCGGGGGCTGTCGTGTTACCGCTCAGAAGTAATATTCCTGAGATTAGTAAGTGGTCTTACTACATAATCGACCAAGGTTTTTACGATAGGGCGGTGAAAAATAAAGAGAGTTATTCCAGTTTTGTGGTGGTAGCGGGAGATAACTATGCCCAAGGCTCAAGCCGGGAACATGCGGCGCTGGCTCCAAGGTATTTGGGACAAGTGGCTGTAATTGCTAAAAGTTACGCAAGAATCGGGTGGCAGAACTTGGTGAATTTCGGGATAGCGCCGTTGGAGTTTGAGAATCAAGATGATTATGCTCGGATTGATCAAGATGACGTTATCAAGATCGAAAATATAAGGGAGTCAATAGCGAAAGGGCTTCCTGTAACAGCAAAAAACTTGACTAAGGATAAAGAAATTCAACTAAAACATAGCCTTAGCCCTCGACAGATTGAAGTGCTATTGGCGGGAGGGGCGATTAATTACTATAAGGAGAGGTAA
- a CDS encoding NYN domain-containing protein produces the protein MNNNISRGLTRIGIFYDGNYFYHVSNYYAYQHESKSRISISGLHDFIRREVAREEGSDYRRSRIVDAHYFRGRLSAREANQNGNKLYYDRVFDDILMSEGVTTHYLPVRGHRNKSDKVDMSLALEAFELAFYKNFDVVVLIAGDSDYVPLVRKLNTLGTRVMLLSWDFEYYDDYGELRATRSSRDLGEAVTYLSEMHDSIDQGLAENNPEIANLFVSRDAFSKSGEEEESTFVAELSEEEIGEGFEFSEIVTLNQGYGFVKATPSNLFFHYSNLAETDFLDLDVGNPVKFKRGITEEGKEVAYEVTKL, from the coding sequence ATGAACAACAATATTTCTCGAGGTTTAACTAGAATCGGGATTTTTTATGATGGAAATTATTTTTACCACGTAAGTAATTATTACGCATACCAACACGAAAGCAAAAGCCGGATAAGTATTTCCGGGCTTCATGATTTCATTCGGCGGGAAGTGGCGAGAGAGGAAGGGAGCGATTACAGACGTTCCCGGATTGTTGACGCCCATTATTTCAGGGGCCGACTGAGCGCTCGCGAAGCCAACCAAAACGGGAACAAGCTTTATTACGACCGGGTTTTTGACGATATCTTGATGTCGGAAGGCGTTACTACGCATTATCTTCCGGTTAGGGGGCACAGAAACAAGTCTGACAAAGTGGACATGTCTTTGGCCTTGGAAGCTTTTGAGCTGGCTTTCTATAAGAATTTCGACGTGGTGGTCCTTATCGCTGGTGATAGCGATTATGTGCCATTGGTCCGCAAGCTCAATACCTTAGGCACTAGGGTTATGTTGCTTTCTTGGGATTTTGAATATTACGACGATTATGGCGAACTGAGGGCTACGCGTTCGTCAAGAGATTTGGGAGAGGCAGTGACTTACCTGTCGGAAATGCATGACAGTATAGATCAGGGACTGGCGGAAAACAATCCTGAGATAGCCAATCTTTTCGTGTCCCGTGACGCATTCTCAAAGTCTGGCGAAGAGGAAGAAAGTACATTCGTCGCTGAATTGAGCGAAGAGGAAATCGGAGAAGGTTTTGAGTTCAGCGAAATCGTGACTCTCAATCAAGGTTACGGATTCGTGAAAGCCACACCAAGCAACCTGTTTTTCCATTATTCTAATCTGGCGGAAACGGATTTCCTTGATTTGGATGTCGGTAATCCGGTCAAATTCAAAAGAGGAATTACGGAAGAAGGAAAAGAAGTCGCTTATGAAGTGACAAAGTTGTAA
- the folB gene encoding dihydroneopterin aldolase — protein sequence MGKICLEGLEFFAYHGYFEEERKIGNKYGVDIVVDTDFDYGAKHDDLDGTVNYMVLYDIIKEEMSMPSKLLENVGKRIIERVFSRFATAKNVCLSIAKFNPPIGGICSRAKIVIDEERPKPEERTKNDRKPEKAVNEHYGLPDLPEEKDIKVPEEAKSSGYSMLEELCE from the coding sequence ATGGGCAAAATCTGTCTGGAGGGGCTCGAATTTTTCGCTTATCACGGCTATTTTGAGGAAGAGCGCAAGATCGGGAACAAATACGGTGTGGACATCGTGGTCGACACCGACTTTGATTACGGAGCCAAACATGATGATTTGGACGGTACAGTGAACTACATGGTGCTGTACGATATCATAAAGGAGGAAATGTCGATGCCGTCAAAGCTGTTGGAAAATGTAGGGAAGCGAATTATTGAGAGAGTTTTTTCTCGTTTCGCCACTGCGAAAAATGTTTGTTTGTCTATCGCTAAGTTCAATCCGCCTATAGGTGGGATTTGTAGTCGTGCGAAGATCGTGATCGATGAGGAAAGGCCTAAGCCTGAAGAAAGAACGAAAAACGATCGCAAACCGGAAAAAGCTGTGAACGAGCATTATGGACTTCCCGACCTCCCCGAGGAAAAAGACATAAAAGTGCCGGAGGAAGCAAAATCCTCAGGCTACAGCATGCTTGAAGAACTGTGCGAATAG